The following nucleotide sequence is from Penicillium digitatum chromosome 5, complete sequence.
CGGTATCGGAAAGAGTACCGCGTTGAAGATTCTTAGTGGCAAGCTCAAGCCTAACCTCGGTCGTTACGACAACCCTCCTGACTGGGAGGAGATTCTGAAGTACTTCCGTGGTTCCGATTTGCAAAGTAAGTACCACAGCCCGTATACCACGGTCTCTATTTCACAGTGCTAACTGTGATAGACTACTTCACCAAAATTCTAGAAGACAATCTGAAGGCGGTTGTGAAGCCTCAATATGTCGATCAGATTCCCCGTGCGGTGAAGGGACCAATTCAGCAGGTTCAGGAGCTCATCTCGGCGCGCGCTGCGCTGGGTAACGAGGAGGAAATTATGGACGTCCTCGGTGCGATTCCTTGCTCCAAAATTTCGTAATACAACTGCTAATTTTGATCCAGAGCTGAAACAAGTTGCGCAGCGTGATATCGGTCACCTTTCCGGTGGTGAGCTCCAGCGTTTTGCAATTGGTCTGGTTTGCGTGCAGAAGGCCGATGTGTATGACCTCCCTTTACTATACCTGTGCCATTGAGTTCCATCCGTTACTTACACTATTTAGCTACATGTTCGACGAGCCTTCCTCATATCTCGATGTTAAGCAGCGTCTGGCTGCTGCCCGTACTATCCGCAGCCTCCTCCGCCCCGACGACTATGTCATTGTTGTTGAGCACGATTTGTCCGTTCTCGATTACTTGTCCGACTTCATTTGCGTGTTGTATGGTCGTCCTGCTGTTTACGGTGTCGTCACTCTGCCTTCTTCCGTCCGTGAGGGTATCAACATCTTCTTGGATGGTCACATTCCTACCGAGAATTTGCGATTCCGTGAGGAATCTCTCACTTTCCGTCTTGCCGAAGCGGGCGAAGAGTTCATTGCGGATAAGGATCGTGCCTTTGCCTATCCATCGATGGAGAAGACTTTGGGTGACTTCCACCTGAAGGTTGATGCCGGAAAGTTCACCGACTCCGAAATTGTTGTCATGATGGGTGAGAACGGAACTGGAAAGACCACTTTCTGTAAGATGCTTGCTGGTGCATTGAAGCCCGATGGCCTTATCTCTGTCCCCAAGATGAACATCAGCATGAAGCCCCAGAAGATCACTCCCAAGTTCACGGGCACTGTACGCCAACTCTTCTTCAAGCGTATCAAGACTGCTTTCCTGTCTCCTCAGTTCCAGACCGATGTCTACAAGCCCCTGAAGATGGATGACTTCATCGACCAGGAGGTTCAGAACCTGTCCGGTGGTGAATTGCAGCGTGTCGCTATCGTCTTGGCCCTGGGTATGCCCGCTGACATCTACCTGATTGACGAACCCAGTGCCTACCTTGACTCCGAGCAGCGTATTGTTGCTGCTCGTGTCATTAAGCGTTTCATTATGCACACCAAGAAGACCGCTTTCATCGTCGAGCACGATTTCATCATGGCCACCTACCTGGCTGATCGTGTTATCGTCTTCGACGGCCAGCCATCCGTGAATGCTCGTGCTCAAACTCCCGAGTCTCTGGTCGGTGGTTGCAAccgcttcttgaagagcttggATGTGACTTTCCGTCGTGACCCCATCAGTTACCGCCCCCGTATCAACAAGTACAACAGTCAAATGGACCAGGAGCAGAAGCTGGCAGGCAACTTCGTAAGTTTTCTACCTCATCCTTGGGTGCTATCAATCATATTTAGAAGTGTTATGCTAACCAACATTCCATAGTACTTcctggaagaagagaattgAAAAGGGCGCCCACAGCGAGCATCGTCGCCGCCGTCACAAACAGGACGGTCGTGACTATGAGCAGCGACGCAACGGGCGCCGCAGCAATTGGAAGATCATGTGGTTAATGGGGATCCCAGGCGTACGCAGAGCCTCGACGGTTCAGGGCAAGGATACCGTCACCGCGCCGGGCCTTCTTCCGGTGCCGACGACGGTCTCTTGGATGACGAAGGCGATGATGACGATTTAAATGGCGACAGTGACCCCGGCTAAAAGGTAGTGACTTGCTTCACATCCTGCTATCCCTGGTCTAGGGCGCTCATTTACTTCTGCGGGCTGTCGCCATTCGTCAGTCTATTAACAAATGCCTACATCATGATTCGCCTTGCAACCATCCTAGATTTGCTGTGGGTTTGTATATCTTATCCAGAGTTATCAGCCCCCAATTGGGAACACATGTCTACAGATCTTCCACTAGCACCTGTTAAGATTTTAATGGTGGATTGGGTTCGGCATGGCTTGTTGTTCCAACGGAGTTCTTATGTTCGCATTTGGTTGGAGGGTTTGGTTTCCAAAAAAAGCTCTTCCATGAATTTTATGATATATTTAAAGAAGGGTTTCATGTCAGTATAGATTAGTGATGAGGTTGTTTTCAAACCGGGGATGGCATGGAATAGGTGACTGCTTAAAAGCTGCCAGGTTCATTGCCTCTACGTCATGTAGATAGATAGTTTTCAACCCAATGTTGTGCAGATGCTTAAAACCCGCTTAAAACccgtctttcttttttttcaaaacgGATGCTTTCTCGTTTACCAATCCTGATTGTTAAGAATAGTGATCCGGATTTTCTTGTAATCCTTAAAGCTCTTAAGGAACTGGCAtgcgttttcttcttcgtctctATGGACGAAAAAGCCGGACCTGTCGCAGACATATCGACCTAGGTGTCCCATTTAATCATGGGGGAGTATAAGGGTACTTGTTTTAGTAGGCGTGTAGGATGGAATACCTCTATAGAGTGTTTACACACATTTTTGGAAAGGATACGGATGCATGTGATCTAAGAGACACTTACTATATCCTACTATGAAGACAGAGTCCAATAGGGGAGAAAGTGGAGTGAAAGGAGACAAAGAGGACGAAAGACATAGGGTAGAGACCAGAGAAGATAGCCACCTTAGCCTTAGATCAGCCCTATATGGTAAACACATCAATGTATACTACCTCAAAGATGGATCCAAGCAGTAGCAAGGCAAGGACTTGAACCCACCTTGAAACTATTTATGTTGAGAGCCATGAGGGCCCTAGAATTGCCTCTCTTCTTAATTCAAATGAATTGGTGTTGGGACATAAAGACCTGTGGAGTTTGCTTGCTTTTAAACTGCAAGAAGCCAACATCTTGCAAGGTTCTGTGTGGCATGTTTTCAACCCCTCTGCATCCCTGGATTTATCATATTACCCTGTACAAGTCTTGAATTCATGAGTTAGGTTAGATGGCAATTCTCAGGTGAGATGTGAAGTCTGTCACACATGAGATCCACGGGGGGAGTGTTCTTTGGTACACATGTAGGGCTGCAATTTCTTTGACCGAAGAGTAGTTCATGAGGGTAGTTGGAAGGATATGTCAATGAGAAAGTGGGCCTATGAGGCAAGAATGATTGGAAGACATACAACCTTGAAGAGGTTGCTAGTAAAATGTTTGATTGATAAACGGCCGCAGCTGCAAAAGTGCAATTAGTGCAGCTGTGGAGTGGTATTATGGGAGACTAGAATGGTTGAGACGCAACTTTGGACCAAGCATAAGGGTGAGCTCGAGCTGTATGCAAGTCGAGATAGTGTATAGAGGGAGTTACTAGGCCTTGAAGAAAGCAAATGAGGTTGCAATGGATTAAGCTCAATATCCTACACGAATTTTGAAGGGCAGAGATAACTTGCACATGAGGTCAAGTGTGAATGAGAATGTCCATTCCCATCTACtcctcttcaatctctcCTTCCTCGCTGCCAGAGTGAATGGCCTTCTCGTCCTTCTTCGCATCCTCGGGTTCTTCTTCCGGAATAGCAGAGCGTTCACGTCGGGGCACTCTAGGACCCTTGCTGCGCTCTCGCTCACGGCTATCACGTCGGTAACGCTTGGCAGACCGGCTAGCCACGCTCTCGGTATCACTGTCACGTCGGCGTCGGCGGTCACCACTGGCCACACTACGACTGTCAACACCACCAGTACCACCACCGTAGTCAAGCTCATCGCGGCCTCCACGGGGATCACCACGAGTGCGATACAAGCGCTCCCGTTCGTCTTCACGTCGATCTGGGTCTCTAGTACGGGGTCGGTCAAAGTCACGGTCCCGGCTACGATAACGGTCACGGTCTCCACGTTCGTCGCGACGGTCACGAGATGGGGAGATACCGCTGACCTTGCGGTAAGTTCGTTCGCGGTCGGCCTGTGCCTTGCGACGATCTGCTTCGTATGCATCCATTTCGGGGGTGCGGTTGGACTGGCCGCTGGGTCCTCGTCGTTCTCCTCGTCCACTGCGGTACTCACGATCGCCACGGTCGTAGTCCCGCCGACTTCCACGGCTTTGGGAGTGTGCTTCGCGATCCCTGTCTGCATCCTCGTCTCTTTCTTTCAGGCGGCGAATTGCTTTTTCAAAGGCAGACTCCCGAAGCTCATCGGACTCCAGGGCCTTGTATTCTTCGTATTTCTCAAGGCGAGGTTGAATTTCAGCCCAGGTGTCGGTGACCCTGACAGGCGGCTCTAGGCGCTTGATACGTGAGCGCAGTGCGTCCACGGCGCGGCGCTGTTGACGATCGGCGGCGTGCTTTTCATCCTCTGTGCGACGGatcgccttttcttgaatgcGTTGGAAGATGAGGTTGAGGATCTCAGGGTCGATCTTGGAGGTGCGGCGATCGCTGGACATGATAGAATTAAATTCATCAAATGTAGTTTCAGTCGTAACTTCAAATCGCTTGTCCTGGAATTATTTGTTAGTATGCATGATCAACGATTCGATTCGCTCCAAGAGAACTTACATCTAGAACGTCTAGAACGTCGTTCCGAGGTCCACGCAAAGCgcgctcttcttcttccaccaTATCCCAGAACAAATCAAGAGGGGTCGAACCAGGCTGGCCCAGGATGCCATGGTATCTGGGGTCATCATTTATGATCGGGCAGATATTCATCCACTTGGCGCCCGCCTTGATCTTACCTTGAGACTTGAGCTCCTTAAGGAGGGCGACAAACTGCTCTCGGTTCTTACGCTCCTTTCTGGCTCTGGCTGCCTTGTGCTGCTGGCGAGCGTCGTTGAAGGCCCGCTCCAGAGACTTGATATGATTTTCGAATGCAGTTAAAATGTCGCACTTGCTCAAAGTTTTGAACTTGTCGTCGCCTTGGAACTTGCTATCAGACTGAATAATAGCATGAGCCTCGGACCAGCGCGTGTAAGGCTCCAGATTAAGTGAGCCCAAAAGTTTCATCAGCTCATCCATAGCGGCCTTGTGCGTGACGGATTCTTGTTCGACGTGAACCTTTTTGAGTTCAAGGATGTACTCTTCGAAAAGCTGGCGTCTCTCGCCTTCCTCCTTGGTCGACCTGAATGTGGTCTCCCCCTCAATGATCGGACGAATCGTTTTCCAGCGGCTGTAGAATTTAATTTCAGGGTGCCGCTTCAGCATGGTATTAAAATCCGCCCGAAGCTTGGCGAATCGTTCTTTTGCTCGGTCCTTTTCCTGCATACGAACCTCGACCACGTATTTCTCGAATGCCGCCTTGCGGTCGCGTGGATCTTTGAGAGCCCGGTACTGCGGGTCCTTGATTGTAGCGCGCATTGTATCTTCCCAAGTCCAGTCGGGCTGCACATTGTGGCGTTTGAGCAGCTTCATAAAGGCGCTCTCCGCCTCCTCAAGAGAATGATAATCGGGATCCATCTGCGACTTGTGTTCAGGAGCAGCAACCATGCCGCTTGTTTCATATGACCCGTATGTACCTCGTCGGTCGCCGTATCCCCGGTCACCGCGGTCACCTCGGTCAAAGTCTTCACGGTCACGTTGCTGGGAATGCGAGAAAGAGGTTCCACCCGCAACGAATGAAGGCGCACTGTAATGAAATCAGCATTGAATTAAGTAGATTTGGGAAGGTACTTACGCGGGGGTTGCTTGGGGGGCAGGCGCCTGTGCAAGCGCATCTCTGTAAACTGCAGGCATCTCCCATGTGCTCTCCTTGGTTTCAGCGTGGTACCAGTACTTGCGCCCAGCATCTGTAGTGTGTTCCTTCCATGGCTGGTTTGCGAGAGCGAGCTTCAAAAAAGTCAGTTAAGCTCGTAACATTCTAAGTTCAAATACAAACCTCAACCGGAGTCATCAACTCTTTAGGCTTGGTCCATTGTGTGGCTTTGGTCTGGATATTGTAATAATAAACGCGCCCTTCAGAATTTTGCGCCTGCTGCCATATGGCAGAACCTGGGTTGCTGCTTTGATCCATTGTGAAGAGTGTTGAAGAGACTACGAAAGAGAAGTGAAAACGGAGCTTCATCACTGATCTCCGCACTTTTGCGCTTTTGGCCCCTCGCGTCGACCGTATCAACACTTATCGGTTATCTCCTGAGCTCCAAGTAGCCATTTTATTGAATCCTTTGCGACATCCATTGTCGCAATGGCTGGTCTAGAGATTCCGGGTGAATTATTGCGCCATGCCATTCTTGATACAGTTGTGCCTCATGCTCCGATACTCGATTTTGAGAGCGCTTTGAGTTCGGCCCTAAAGGACGGAGCTGATGATCTCTCCTCTATCCTCTCGTCAATCCCTCAACGGTCTCTATTGTTCTTTGGTATGCAATTCCAACAGCTCGATAGGTGTTGCCTCTTACTCATCAGTAGCCATTAGATGAATTTTTGCCCGTCCGTATCGTCTTGAGACTGTCTGATTGCCCAGAAACGATCCTAAAACACCACCTGCCACGCCTCGAAGTCAAGCTTGATGTCTTTGCCGTCGATCCAGCAGAATCAGTTGGTGAGAATCTAACACCAACTCGTGATTTAATCTTTTCGGGAATTGTTGGAGGAGATCGGGACCCCCTGGTGGTCTTCAATGAATTCGAAGCCGATGAAGGCAAGGGGAATCATGTATATTTGATTTGGAACATTGAAACTATACTGCGTGAGTTGACTGAATTTTGGGGTTGGATATCAAGAACTGAACATCACTAATTTGCTGACAGGGCGTCCCCGTATTCGAATCCAACACCCCTCTCTCTTGTTCATTGCCTCTGTCAGTCTTAATCCAGCTGACGCTCGCCGCCAAGAGGACTCGGAGGATGACTATCTCCCTTCATTAGTTCCTGCATCGACCAATATGCTGCAATCTCTATCAACCGACAAAACCTTCAGCCATAAAGAGCCTTTCCTGCCTGCTTCCAGACTATTGAGGGTTATACCGACGACACATAACGAGGCCCCGGTTTACAATATTCAGCAACAACATGGTCATCCATTTCGTGTTGTGCCCGCCGCAAGTGCAAGGATTCGGTACTCTCGGCTGAGTTCTTACACTGCTATTCCCATGACTGTCGCCAGTCTTGACTTTGAAGTCACCCCTTATCTGGCTTGCGAGGTCTCCTTTGACAAAGCGAAGCTTCACCTGTCCGATGGAACGATTGAGTCGCTGTCAGATACACCGGGCCTGACTCTTCCTATTACGTGCCGTCCGCGAGACGACGTGACTCTCATGTATAAACTTACACCGGAGTATGGCCCAGAGACTaacccatcatctaccgCCTTGGTTAGCACGCTGGACATATCTCTTGAGGCAACAATTCTTGTGGATGATGATTGCAAGCCACGTATTTCTATGCAATGGAAAGCCAACGTCGACTTTTCAGTCGCCCTCAATCCGACTTATGGGGGGCCCAGTCCAGCGCTGCAAAGGGCCAACCGCCCTGCTAGTCTATCAGTGTCAACTCAAGTGGGTGTAGCTCCTTCCCATCGAAGCTCATTACGAGAACGAGCATATTCGGTAACAGATGTTGGTATCACAATCTCCTTCTCCGGACCTGTTCGTGTGCAAGTGGGCTCTGTCTTCTCTTGGGATATTTTCATTGTCAATCGATCAAGCATTCCTCGCAAGTTTGCGTTAATTGCCATTCCCAGGCGGAAACGCTTAGACCCACGAGGACAGGTTGCTCGgccttcatcgtcatctagTACTAGCCGCAAAGAGGACCAAGTGGCCGAGGCGGTGGCTGACGACAACGTCGTGCATGCGAGGCAAAAAAGTGTAGCTGGTCAGGAAGCACAACTGATCAGCCTAAGCACGGACATTCGTGTGGGGTGAGCACTTTCAACCctcgttcttttcttttaCTTCTCTAAATTGACGTTTCTGTCAGCCCCCTCCTTCCAGGAACTTGCCACTCGACCGAACTCAAACTCCTGCCTCTAGCCACGGGCCCACTCCATTTGGAGGCAATCCGGCTTATAGATGTGAACACGAACGAAACGACCGATATCCGAGATCTTCCGGACATTTTGGCGGATGATCAGCCTCGCTCTAGTTAAGAGTAGCCCAAACACTGTACATATATATAACACGAATCTATAGCTGCTTTCATTGAGGCTTATCTTTGACAACATGGTCTGATTTCAGAAAAATCTTCGTCTTGAGGCTGACAACATCCTCGGCCCGAGCGATTGCGTTTCTTAGTTGAGGCTCTACGCGATCTTATATTCACTTTGTAGCATTTCACTGCCATGTAGCTGCGCTCTAGCAGCTGATTTTAGGTCTTGAAGCTCCAAGCCGCATCGTCCTCAAGCGATCCACAATGATCGACACACCCGAGGTCGGATCGGAACCGAAAATGCCATGGTCCCAAGGCCAGAACATTTTAGTGTTCAAATCTACTGGAATATGGGCTGTAATGTAGTAGTTACAAAACTCACATTAAGTGTTGTAGGGCAAATTGTGGAGTACTACGGAGTCACCTAAGTAGAACATGTAGTAAAATAAAGTTCAATAAATGTGATTGGTGGAAGGAGATCACGGGGTAATCGACTCAGATGACTTTAATAGGAAGAACTTGGACAGGATCTCCTTTGATATCGTCATCTTGTCTACGATTTTCTTATGTACCTCGGGGACTGGGTTCAATATCCAGCTCCTCAGCTTTGCTCTTCATCTCGGTGTTCCTGGGCTTTGCGTCATACTGGCGCACCTGGTTCCTTCCCTATCAGTCTGCTCCAGTCACCAGAATCTTCTAACATGATCTGCTCTGCGAAACGGAAAGTCCTGAATGGACTGAATAAGAGATACATTTACGGTCGCGTGGTATGTTTGATGCCCCTTACTGACGTCTGGCATGTTGTTACTGTTTACAGAGGCTGACCCTGTTCTCACTAGCCTTTATTGCACACGATCATTTTCCTCGTCGAGATGGCAGTAGCAGCACGTCTTGCTGCCAAATTTAATACCTACTATGCCGAAAGGCCAGGTGTGCATCTTCCCGCCGGTTCTCAAGGGATCGCAGACTGACATCATTGCTATAAATAGTGCTCACGACGATGGTCACCAACGCTGTAAGCACTGCGAAGTAGACCAAACTCTGAACCGACAGTTGACAAAATGGATGTTATAGGTGCTTGGTGGTGTTGCCGATACCGTTGCGCAGCTGATTACGGCCTTCCGGACCCGCCGGCCTCAGACAAGCGGCGATGATTTCCTTTCGATAGAGATCCCCGACTTTGACAAGAATAAGCCCCCTGCTGTAGGGGAACTGGGCTTTGCCCGGACCTCCTCGCCGCCCTTCGATTTTGAGCGTCTAACAAGATTCATGGCTTATGGCTTCATCATGGCGCCGGTGCAGTTCCAGTGGTTTGGATTCTTGTCCAGGGCATTCCCGCTCACCAAGAAGAATCCAACGGCTCCTGCTTTCAAACGTGTCGCTTTTGACCAGCTTATCTTTGCGCCATTTGGTATGCTCTTCCTCTAGCAACTTCGGGATTTTTTGGACTGGACTGATTTTTTCTAGGTCTGGCGTGCTTCTTCACCTACATGACAATTGCAGAAGGTGGTGGTAAACGGGCACTAACACACAAGTTCCGAGATGTCTACCTACCCACTCTAAAGGCCAACTTTGTGCTTTGGCCAGCAGTGCAGATTTTAAACTTCCGTGTCATTCCGATCCAGTTTCAGATTGTGAGTGTCGCAGGCCCTCCTTGTTGAGACGTGACCCATACTGACTTGCTCAGCCATTCGTCTCAACCGTTGGCATTGCGTGGACCGCATACCTTTCTCTGACTAACTCCTCCGAGGAGTCCTAATTGAATGCCATTCAACGCGAACATCATGATAACGATTGGGGCTATAAAGGCGATAAATTGCACTCTTTCTTCTGCCATACTACTCGGGCGTTCTGGTTGATCAGTCTGGCTTTCAAGCACATGGCTATGGTATTTGCCCATTGACAGTGTTTGCAATTCAAAAGGTCAGATTTTGCACATTTGGGAATGCCAAATCGGCTGTTGACAATTTTTGGTGATTTGACTTGGGACGCTTCAGGAAAATTCCACTTTTCAACCCTGGAGCTTTACATGATTTGGAATTGGAAAGTATCCGAGCATGTAACAGCTATGAACACCAGTAGAGGTAATCCCAGAATCTCCCGACTCCGAGACTAAAGAGGACCTTAATGGCCCGGCCTTCTCTGAATCAACAGCATCTCTGACATCAGTCCCGCGTCAGCCCGATCAGCTCTCCGGGGATCCTCGGGTACGGGGAACTGGGGTACCAATTTTGTAGATATACCTGGCAAAGACTTGATGGCATCATATTTAAACAAGTACATCATGCGATCGAGTACATCATGGATAAGTACCCAGGTTGCTATGGTTGCTACCTCTTCACCGGCCTGCCCCACCAAAACTGACCCCTCCTCTCTTTACTGATCGCGACTCACCGTGGCCTGATtagttctttctccttcttaTACCCCCTTCCTTGCTTCCTTTACCATCTTCATACCATTAGCCATCTACAATGTCTCTCTCCAACAAGCTCCCCGTTACTGACGTCGACCTCAAGGGCAAGCGTGTCTTGATCCGGGTAAGTTTCCAGCTAGTTGAACTTCACAACTCGCAGCCCCTAACCGCTGATTGAAACAGGTTGACTTCAATGTCCCCCTCGATGAGAACAAGAACGTTACCAACCCTCAGCGTATCGTCGGCGCCCTGCCCACCATCAAGTATGCTATTGAAAATGGTGCCAAGGCCGTTGTGCTCATGTCCCACCTGGGTCGCCCCGATGGCAAGGTCAATCCC
It contains:
- a CDS encoding ABC transporter, ABCE, giving the protein MSDKLTRIAIINSDKCKPKKCRQECKKSCPVVRTGKLCIEVDPTSKIAFISERLCIGCGICPKKCPFGAIHIINLPTNLETQVTHRYSANSFKLHRLPMPRPGQVLGLVGTNGIGKSTALKILSGKLKPNLGRYDNPPDWEEILKYFRGSDLQNYFTKILEDNLKAVVKPQYVDQIPRAVKGPIQQVQELISARAALGNEEEIMDVLELKQVAQRDIGHLSGGELQRFAIGLVCVQKADVYMFDEPSSYLDVKQRLAAARTIRSLLRPDDYVIVVEHDLSVLDYLSDFICVLYGRPAVYGVVTLPSSVREGINIFLDGHIPTENLRFREESLTFRLAEAGEEFIADKDRAFAYPSMEKTLGDFHLKVDAGKFTDSEIVVMMGENGTGKTTFCKMLAGALKPDGLISVPKMNISMKPQKITPKFTGTVRQLFFKRIKTAFLSPQFQTDVYKPLKMDDFIDQEVQNLSGGELQRVAIVLALGMPADIYLIDEPSAYLDSEQRIVAARVIKRFIMHTKKTAFIVEHDFIMATYLADRVIVFDGQPSVNARAQTPESLVGGCNRFLKSLDVTFRRDPISYRPRINKYNSQMDQEQKLAGNFYFLEEEN
- a CDS encoding Formin binding protein (FNB3), putative — protein: MDQSSNPGSAIWQQAQNSEGRVYYYNIQTKATQWTKPKELMTPVELALANQPWKEHTTDAGRKYWYHAETKESTWEMPAVYRDALAQAPAPQATPAAPSFVAGGTSFSHSQQRDREDFDRGDRGDRGYGDRRGTYGSYETSGMVAAPEHKSQMDPDYHSLEEAESAFMKLLKRHNVQPDWTWEDTMRATIKDPQYRALKDPRDRKAAFEKYVVEVRMQEKDRAKERFAKLRADFNTMLKRHPEIKFYSRWKTIRPIIEGETTFRSTKEEGERRQLFEEYILELKKVHVEQESVTHKAAMDELMKLLGSLNLEPYTRWSEAHAIIQSDSKFQGDDKFKTLSKCDILTAFENHIKSLERAFNDARQQHKAARARKERKNREQFVALLKELKSQGKIKAGAKWMNICPIINDDPRYHGILGQPGSTPLDLFWDMVEEEERALRGPRNDVLDVLDDKRFEVTTETTFDEFNSIMSSDRRTSKIDPEILNLIFQRIQEKAIRRTEDEKHAADRQQRRAVDALRSRIKRLEPPVRVTDTWAEIQPRLEKYEEYKALESDELRESAFEKAIRRLKERDEDADRDREAHSQSRGSRRDYDRGDREYRSGRGERRGPSGQSNRTPEMDAYEADRRKAQADRERTYRKVSGISPSRDRRDERGDRDRYRSRDRDFDRPRTRDPDRREDERERLYRTRGDPRGGRDELDYGGGTGGVDSRSVASGDRRRRRDSDTESVASRSAKRYRRDSRERERSKGPRVPRRERSAIPEEEPEDAKKDEKAIHSGSEEGEIEEE
- a CDS encoding TRAPP II complex, Trs65; amino-acid sequence: MAGLEIPGELLRHAILDTVVPHAPILDFESALSSALKDGADDLSSILSSIPQRSLLFFDEFLPVRIVLRLSDCPETILKHHLPRLEVKLDVFAVDPAESVGENLTPTRDLIFSGIVGGDRDPLVVFNEFEADEGKGNHVYLIWNIETILRRPRIRIQHPSLLFIASVSLNPADARRQEDSEDDYLPSLVPASTNMLQSLSTDKTFSHKEPFLPASRLLRVIPTTHNEAPVYNIQQQHGHPFRVVPAASARIRYSRLSSYTAIPMTVASLDFEVTPYLACEVSFDKAKLHLSDGTIESLSDTPGLTLPITCRPRDDVTLMYKLTPEYGPETNPSSTALVSTLDISLEATILVDDDCKPRISMQWKANVDFSVALNPTYGGPSPALQRANRPASLSVSTQVGVAPSHRSSLRERAYSVTDVGITISFSGPVRVQVGSVFSWDIFIVNRSSIPRKFALIAIPRRKRLDPRGQVARPSSSSSTSRKEDQVAEAVADDNVVHARQKSVAGQEAQLISLSTDIRVGPLLPGTCHSTELKLLPLATGPLHLEAIRLIDVNTNETTDIRDLPDILADDQPRSS
- a CDS encoding Mpv17/PMP22, encoding MICSAKRKVLNGLNKRYIYGRVPLLHTIIFLVEMAVAARLAAKFNTYYAERPVLTTMVTNAVLGGVADTVAQLITAFRTRRPQTSGDDFLSIEIPDFDKNKPPAVGELGFARTSSPPFDFERLTRFMAYGFIMAPVQFQWFGFLSRAFPLTKKNPTAPAFKRVAFDQLIFAPFGLACFFTYMTIAEGGGKRALTHKFRDVYLPTLKANFVLWPAVQILNFRVIPIQFQIPFVSTVGIAWTAYLSLTNSSEES